A segment of the Hyperolius riggenbachi isolate aHypRig1 chromosome 8, aHypRig1.pri, whole genome shotgun sequence genome:
CTAGAGTTGCCAGAGCCTGACTGGACTGATGCACAGATCAGGGAAGTGGCTGAAAGACTACCAATATCTGGTTGGGGGTTCCTGTTAGATAGTACAACAGACCCAAGTGGACCAACTCAATTTGCCCTGCTGGAGTGGAAGACCCATGTCCCCCATGACAAGATGCCTACGACCCTCACAACTCCAGGGGGTCAGTTAGTTCAAGTGACCATTCCAAAAGGTGCAGCAGAAGTGGAAGCTGAAGTTATGGGGCCATTATCTGAGCCTGCCATTGATCAAGGGAAGAACTGTATTGGGCCAGAAGTCCTTGAAGCGTTAGGAAACCTACTGACAAAGTGCAGATCTCCTGACTACTCGCTAGCAAGCTGGGGGTACAGGAAGTTACGGTTGTTCTCTGGTAAAGTACCCACTCCCCCTGGTGAAGAAGATTTTGAGGCATGGATGGACCAAGCCACTCAGGTACTGGAAGAATGGGATGTACCTGAAATAAGCAAGAAGCAGAGGATTATAGAAAGCTTGAAAGGTCCAGCAGCTGACACTGTCCGAAATTTGAAGAttagccaatctgattgcactgcACAGGATTATCTTGATGCATTGTATAGTGTGTTTGGGAAGATTGATAAGCCCACTGATTTACTGTACCAATTCGAACACACCTACCAGAGGGTAGGAGAAAAGCTGTCAAGTTATGTAAGGCGACTAGACCGCCTCCTGCATCAGTTAGTGTTAAGTAAAGGAATAGACCCAAAGCAtgtggatcgggcccgaatccatCAAATCCAAGAGGGATCACAAGCTCTTGACCCAGTGGTGTTCAAGTTACACTTGGGGGATCAAGTGGAGGTGCCAAGCTATCCTCAACTAATTAAGAAAATTCGAGAAGAGGAAGCATTACAAGATCTAAAGTCTGGGTATACTAGTGCAAGGCCCGTGAAGATTTCTCAAGTCCGTACAGTGGAGGCAGTACCAgtgtctcaaaacaactttccGGAGGATGCATCATTAACCAGTCTGTGGAAGGTGTTGACCCAAGTAGTACAGACACAATGCGAAATGCAGAAGACACAGTTGCAAGTCCTGCAGGCTctgacatcacagaagacaggaAGGTCCTCTTCTGATGTatccaagcagggccgggccgaggcataggctggagaggctccagcctcagggcgcagtgtaggagggggcgcacaattcattcagctgtcatgactaattgtgtttgaagcagaaagaaataagaaaaggggatacatggcagtgactgcaagccagataactagatattaaggtgatgGGGagcttgtgggccctgtggcgcttcttagtctaatagcaatcagtgtgtgccggctggggtgggagggatgagggggcgcactttggtgtctcagccttgggtgctggaggaccttgtcccagctctgtatcCAAGTACCAGACAAAAGCAATAATCCTGTCAAGGGGAGGACCACAAAAAAAGACTGGTTATTGTGGTGGTGAGTTGGGTCATATCCAGCAGGAGTGTAGCTGGCAATCAGATTTCaacagcaggaagaggaagaccaATCAGCTTGTGGAAAACCACTTTGGTAACAAAATCTCCAAAGACTTTGCCAGTAAGAAAGTGACTGAGCAAAAAGAGTCATTGGGAGCTGCACCCACATCAGGCTTTACACGTACCcaatgccaacaaatgaggaaacGAACGAAGAGGCTGAAAGCTTTGGCCAAATCTGCTTCTGAAGCAGGAGCCACCACATTCCCTAAAGATCTTTTGGGACCATCACCAGTGGTGCCAGTACAGATAGAAGGTGTATTTACTCATGCATTACTGGACACAGGCGCACAAGTGACATTGTTGTATAGAGACTTTTATGAGAAGCATTTAGCTCATTGTCCTTTACAGGCACTGGATAAGCTGGAGATCTGGGGAATCAGTGAGAAACATATGATGGATATGTGAACCTTCAGATTCAGCTGGGATATAAAGTGGCAGGAACTCAAGAAGTCCTGGATATACTAGCAGTAGTCTGCCCCCGACCGCCAGGGTCCTCACGGTACTCAGTGATCCTTGGAACTAATACTCACCTGATTAGATGAGTATTGGAGCCCATCATGGACCGTTATGGGCAGCCACCTAGTCCATTGCACTCTTTGCTTCAAGCCGCATGGGAACAACTGTTGGTCGAGCGAGAGGCCCCAGCCCATGGGGTTGGAAGTGTGTGGTTATCTCAGCGAGAAGACTGTCAATTGATGCCTGGACAAGTGGTATGTCTGAAAGCAGAAGTGAGAACGACATGGAAGGAGTCAGTCCCGTTGCTGTTGATCGAAGGGGAGGAAGGATCTGGATTGCCGCTAGGGGTGGAAATTATCCCTGAGACTATCCCCGCAGAGGATTTGCAACGCAAGAATGGCAGAGTGCTTGTAGGAATCAGAAACACCTTACCACAACCAGTCATGTTAAGACCTCGGGCAAAACTGGTAACGGTGTTTGTAGCAAGCCGAGTGACGACCCCTTTTCAAGTGGGGGGAGAGTCAGAAGAGCTGGAGAAGAAATTGGAGATCTGTTTCTCAAAACTCCCTTTTGCCTTCAGAGTGGAGACAACGATTGCTCAACATTCTGCGAGGACAAAGTGAAATCTTTGCACAACACGAATATGATGTCGGATGTGCAAAAAGTACACAGCACCGTATTCGCCTTCAAGATGACCGGCCATTCCGGGAAAGGTCAAGGCGGCTAGCCCTTGGAGATATTGAAGATTTACGGAAACAGCTGGAAGAACTCAAAAGAACTGGAATCATTAGAGAGTCTCGAAGTCCCTATGCTTCACCAATTGTAGTGGTGTGGAAGAAGAATGGTACTATTCGAATGTGTGTAGACTATAGAACTTTGAATCGACGTACTATTCCAGATCAGTATACCACACCACGAGTGGAAGATGTATTGCAATGCTTGGCTGGAGCTAAGTGGTTTAGTGTGCTGGATCTTAAAAGTGGATTTCATCAGATTCCAATGCATCCTGAAGACAAGGAGCGAACtgccttcatttgtcctttaggaTTCTTCGAATTCAATAGGATGCCCCCGGGACTCATGGGTGCTCCAGCCACCTTTCAGAGGTTAATGGAAAATACAGTGGGAGATATGAACCTGCTGGAGGTGCTTGTGTATTTGGACGATGTCATTGTGTTTGGAAGAGACCTGGAAGAGCATGAGACTCGGCTAATCAAGGTGCTGTACcggttgaagaaggaagggttaAAGTTGTCGCTGGAGAAGTGCCAATTCTGCCTTCCATCTGTAACTTACCTGGGACATGTAGTGTCGGCTGATGGTGTGGCAACGGATCCTTCAAAGGTTGAAGCACTAACAACTTGGCCAAAACCCTAAAACAGTTTCTGAGCTCCGTTCATACTTGGGTTTCTGTTCTTACTATCGAAGGTTTGTCAAAGGCTTTGCACAGATCGCAAGACCCCTCAATGATTTGCTACAAGTGAAACAAAAGGTGCAGGCTCcagggtctaaacaagatcagaaGAATAACGTTCTGCAACGTGCAGGAAAAGAGTCTGTCATTGAGCAATGGACAGAGGAGTGTGACTCTGCCTTTGAGAAGCTTAAAAGTTGTCTAACCAGCACACCTGTTTTAGCTTATGCAGACCCTCAGAAGCCGTATGTCTTACACATTGATGCCAACAGAGATGGACTAGGGGGTGTTTTGTACCAGGAGCAGGAGAGTAGACTGAAGCCGATAGCCTTTCTGAGGAGGAGTCTGTCACCAACAGAGTGGAATTACCCAGCACACAAGCTTGAGTTCCTGGCACTGAAGTGGACTGTGGTAGACAAGCTTCATGAGTATCTATATGGAGCCGAGTTTGAAGTACAGACTGATAACAACCCTCTCACCTATGATTTGACCACAGCTAAATTAGATGCTACAGGACATCGATGGTTGGCGGCCCTTGCTAATTACAGATTCAGTCTCAAGTACCGTCCAGGCAtggccaatcaggatgcagatgGGCTTTCTAGAAGACCTCATGATGTGTTGCAGCCTGAAGATGAGTGGCTAGAGATTCCAGCCCCAGGTGTGAGAGCCATGTGCCAAGGTCTACAATGCGAGATTCGGACTATCTGTGCTGCTGAAAAGCTAGGACTATCACATgaagcaattcctcagaggtactGCAATATGGTGACATTGAAAAGCACTTCATTACCTgcactgagtttgtcagatctgcGTCACGATCAAGCTGAAGATACACTGTGCTGGAGTGTCAAAAAGGCTCTACATGAGAATAACCAAAACCACCTAAAAGATATAAACCATCCACTGGTTGGATTATTGCTTAGAGAGTGGAGTCATCTGAAAATTAGGAATGGTTTGGTGTACCGGTTAGCACCAGCTGctgagaacacagagaaatggcAGTTACTGCTACCGGTAAAATACAGGGACATGGTCTGTTCCTCCCTTCATGATGATCATGGGCATTTGGGTGTTGATCGCACCCTAAAGTTGTTGCAAGATCGCTTTTACTGGCCGGGTATGAGACAGGATGTGGAGAATTACTGCCGGTCTTGCTCCAGGTGCGTACAACGGAAGACACAGCCAGTGCGAGCTGCACCATTGGGACATCTACAAAGCCAAGGACCAATAGACTTAGTCTGCATTGACTTCTTATGTATTGAGCCTGATGAGGGTGGGTTTGCTAATGTCTTGGTGGTCACCGACCATTATACCAGGTATGCCCAGGCCTTCCCTACAAGGGACCAGAAGGCTATGACAGTAGCGAAGGTACTGGTGGAGAGATACTTCGTACATTATGGCCTCCCGCAACGCATTCACTCAGATCAGGGTCGAGATTTTGAAAGCAAGTTGATACGTGAGTTGCTGAGTTTGTTGGGTGTAAAGAAGACCAGAACTACACCTTATCATCCTCAGGGAGATCCACAACCAGAGAGATTCAACAGAACACTGTTAAATATGTTGGGGACCTTACCCAGTGAGAAGAAGGCTCAATGGAGCAAACATATTGCTGCTGTTGTCTATGCCTACAATAGTACTGAGAATGATGCCACTGGATTTTCTCCATACTTTCTGATGTTTGGGCGGGAGGCCCGGTTGCCAATTGACACTGGTTTTGGGACTTCTTGTGATGATACAACAACAGTCTCTTACCAGGGGTATGTGGAGCGTCTCCAAAAGAGCCTGAAGACTGCTTATGCGGCGTGCGCGCCGCGTcgaaaaagtggggaggactgagcgcgcagcggcgaagactgggggggggggggttgcgcgccgcgctgaaaaaatgggcgtggccatgacattgtaagggcggagctaacgtaatgatgtaacagcgaggcataagaaagcagtgtttacgccatgatgtggacaaacgagactttgcatcatgggtgtgcagaaactgtgtgatgctaatagtataccgtaaccacaaagcagcaaacatagccatctatgaccattaaataataaatgtagtaacagttaccccggacaccagaaaataaacgcaataggcaacatgtcagcacaaaataaccgcaatgcgggcaacatgtcagtacaaaataaacgcaatgcgggcaacatgtcggtacaaaataaacgcaatgcgggcaaacatttcaccagaaaagaaacgcactgcgggcaaacatttcgctagaaaagaaacgcactgcgggcaaacatttcgctagaaaacaaacaatgcgggcaaacatttcaccagaaaagaaacgcactgcgggcaaacatttcgctagaaaagaaacaatgcgggcaaacatttcaccagaaaagaaacgcaatgcgggcaaacatttcgctagaaaagaaacgcactgcgggcaaacatttcgctagaaaagaaacaatgcaggcaaacatttcaccagaaaagaaacgcaatgcaggcaaacatttcgctagaaaagaaacaatgcaggcaaacatttccccagaaaagaaacgcaatgcgggcaaacatttcaccagaaaagaaaaaatgcgggcaaacatttcgctagaaaagaaacaatgcgggcaaacatttcaccagaaaagaaacgcaatgcgggcaaacatttcgctagaaaagaaacaatgcgggcaaacatttcaccagaaaagaaacaatgcgggcaaacatttagctagaaaagaaacaatgcgggcaaacatttcgctagaaaagaaacaatgcgggcaaacatttcaccagaaaagaaacaatgcgggcaaacatttcgctagaaaagaaacaatgcgggcaaacatttcgctagaaaagaaacgcaatgcgggcaaacatttcgctagaaaagaaacaatgcgggcaaacatttcacctggaaaagaaacctaatgcgggcaaacatttcacctggaaaagaaagcatttactcacctggcagaagtgtccggcctctggcgcgctgctccgtcccgggaccgtcttgttcctcctgctcttctctcccgcgctgacagggctacggcaagatggcgcccgaagccctgtactagagacacaaataggtctccagtacagggcttcggcagccatcttgccgtagccctgctcacctgccggtgtcggaaacagacaccagaagaggaggctggagcggggctgcgggcaatgaactggcacggcgtctatagacgccgctgccagttcattgaggagagagtggccagagtcccgaggccgagacgtcccgctgctgaaagcgggacgtttcccgggacctcattaagcctgggacagcggaccccgaatccgggacgtgtcccgggcaatccgggacgtctggtcactctacctgtcCTGACGTCATTGCCCCTCGCTGCTCGCTCTCCTCCTTTCTCCTCGCTCCTCGCTCAGTCAGTAGTGAGAGAGAGCGCAAAGTGCAGGCTGAGGCAGGTCCAGCCTCCAGGTCAGTGAGAAGAGCCTGGACTCTAGACGTTTAGTTTATGCGTGCAGGCTGCTGGGGACAGGAATAGGAGGAGGAGACTGAGAGCCTGTGTAGTGTGATCAGCGTGTGCTGTGCATGTGTACACCATCCCTGCAAGA
Coding sequences within it:
- the LOC137527438 gene encoding paraneoplastic antigen Ma2 homolog: MNARAAGRWFENHQAAVGHCLVLELPEPDWTDAQIREVAERLPISGWGFLLDSTTDPSGPTQFALLEWKTHVPHDKMPTTLTTPGGQLVQVTIPKGAAEVEAEVMGPLSEPAIDQGKNCIGPEVLEALGNLLTKCRSPDYSLASWGYRKLRLFSGKVPTPPGEEDFEAWMDQATQVLEEWDVPEISKKQRIIESLKGPAADTVRNLKISQSDCTAQDYLDALYSVFGKIDKPTDLLYQFEHTYQRVGEKLSSYVRRLDRLLHQLVLSKGIDPKHVDRARIHQIQEGSQALDPVVFKLHLGDQVEVPSYPQLIKKIREEEALQDLKSGYTSARPVKISQVRTVEAVPVSQNNFPEDASLTSLWKVLTQVVQTQCEMQKTQLQVLQALTSQKTGRSSSDVSKQGRAEA